Proteins co-encoded in one Phycisphaerae bacterium genomic window:
- a CDS encoding DUF1573 domain-containing protein — translation MSHTLKIRSWGPAAVLSAAFAAASTAQLPPPPKPTAESGGPAPRIFVQNRVIDLGTILEGDRVPLEWTIENRGEAELVIHRAVAGCGCTVLESPEEKRSVPPGGSYELKAQFDTTNRIGNQDKSIVIYSSDPLEPELKLEFLAEVERLYDRSPQTALNMKVLQRGDTAVQTLDVIPVEGRSKATVTDIIFEGGQELATKIEPFSVGDRTGSRVYFSVPPDAPLGILTSKALIKLEVDGIPRETWLVIRGQVTGDLTWIPKVIDATRQPVVHGTRLAPLSIRSPNDTPFRILSAEAGPMLNVTVRDNKPLKPGIDFDVVPQVREDAPDGPFGAMLTVRTTSLDQPVVQVPVFGIVAPRLMIDPPLILLRADGTPKGTVRRVKLQAPPTETLEVKKLTAGLRAVQVAVDEESSRNYRHIRYLSVRYAGGLSPGIHESQVEVTTNIPGLELVRIPVVIDVPE, via the coding sequence ATGTCGCACACGCTGAAGATTCGATCCTGGGGTCCCGCCGCAGTATTGTCAGCCGCCTTTGCCGCGGCCTCGACGGCCCAATTGCCCCCGCCACCCAAGCCTACTGCTGAAAGTGGCGGTCCGGCGCCGCGCATTTTCGTGCAGAATCGCGTGATCGATCTCGGGACGATCCTTGAAGGTGACCGGGTTCCGCTCGAATGGACCATTGAGAATCGGGGGGAAGCCGAGCTGGTCATCCACCGCGCCGTGGCGGGGTGCGGCTGTACCGTTCTCGAATCCCCGGAAGAGAAGCGCAGCGTTCCACCGGGCGGATCCTACGAGCTCAAAGCGCAGTTCGACACGACCAACCGAATCGGCAACCAGGACAAGTCGATTGTCATCTATTCCAGTGACCCGCTCGAACCGGAGCTAAAATTGGAATTCCTGGCCGAGGTCGAAAGACTGTACGATCGTTCGCCGCAGACTGCATTGAATATGAAAGTCCTTCAGCGCGGTGATACGGCCGTGCAGACGCTGGACGTCATCCCCGTGGAGGGTCGCTCGAAGGCGACGGTCACGGACATCATCTTCGAGGGAGGGCAGGAGCTTGCCACCAAGATTGAGCCGTTTTCCGTGGGCGATCGAACAGGATCGCGCGTGTACTTCTCGGTTCCGCCGGATGCGCCGCTGGGGATTCTGACCTCGAAAGCTCTCATCAAGCTTGAAGTGGACGGGATCCCGCGGGAGACCTGGCTGGTCATTCGCGGACAAGTGACGGGTGATCTTACTTGGATTCCCAAGGTCATTGACGCCACTCGCCAGCCCGTGGTCCACGGCACGCGCCTGGCCCCGCTTTCCATCCGCTCACCCAATGACACGCCGTTCCGCATTCTCTCCGCGGAGGCCGGTCCGATGCTGAACGTGACGGTTCGGGACAACAAGCCACTCAAGCCGGGGATCGACTTTGATGTGGTTCCACAGGTTCGCGAGGACGCGCCCGACGGACCGTTCGGCGCCATGCTCACGGTCCGGACCACGTCGCTGGATCAGCCGGTCGTGCAGGTCCCCGTCTTCGGGATTGTGGCTCCGCGTCTGATGATCGATCCACCGCTCATCCTTCTTCGGGCCGACGGCACGCCAAAGGGAACCGTCCGGCGCGTGAAACTTCAGGCTCCGCCGACGGAAACCCTCGAAGTCAAGAAGCTGACCGCCGGGCTGCGCGCCGTGCAAGTGGCGGTGGACGAAGAGTCCAGCAGAAACTACCGCCATATCCGCTATCTCTCGGTCCGATATGCGGGCGGCCTTTCCCCCGGTATACACGAGTCACAAGTGGAAGTGACCACCAACATTCCGGGTCTCGAGCTCGTCCGCATTCCTGTCGTGATCGACGTTCCCGAGTGA
- a CDS encoding DUF554 domain-containing protein → MGLWQILNGTVVNSATVIVGSLAGIAVGTRLPERYRAIVLNALGLVTITLGIDAAVLRFSDTVAEFAPLVGAGRTYGARLAMVMITSLLLGALLGAALRIHDRIEYLGRWVHGRFSKQDGHTFAEGFLTASVIFCVGPLTLLGCLRNGSEGNPDYLYIKSVLDGFCSIALASSLGWGVFASVFTVLFFQGGLAILASYVAEPLDPLSKSLMMVVGGVVLLATSLMLLDIKRIPVADLLPGIFLPPLVIHVIEWFRPGWLLPVIGLGA, encoded by the coding sequence ATGGGTTTGTGGCAGATTCTCAACGGCACCGTCGTTAACAGTGCGACCGTTATTGTCGGGAGCCTGGCAGGCATCGCCGTTGGTACGCGCTTGCCGGAACGCTACCGTGCGATCGTGCTCAACGCCCTTGGTCTGGTGACCATCACCCTGGGAATTGACGCGGCCGTGCTCCGCTTCAGCGATACCGTGGCCGAATTTGCCCCACTCGTCGGCGCGGGGCGAACCTACGGGGCGCGTCTGGCAATGGTGATGATTACGTCGCTGCTGTTGGGCGCACTGCTCGGCGCCGCCCTGCGCATACATGACCGCATCGAGTATCTTGGCAGGTGGGTTCACGGACGCTTCTCCAAGCAGGACGGCCACACCTTTGCGGAGGGCTTCCTGACTGCGAGCGTGATCTTTTGCGTGGGGCCGCTGACCTTGCTGGGCTGCCTGCGTAATGGAAGTGAGGGAAATCCCGACTACCTCTATATCAAGTCGGTGCTCGACGGTTTCTGCTCCATCGCCCTGGCGTCGTCGCTGGGCTGGGGCGTGTTCGCCAGCGTGTTTACAGTACTGTTCTTTCAAGGGGGACTGGCGATTCTGGCGTCCTATGTCGCGGAGCCGCTCGATCCGCTCTCCAAGTCGCTCATGATGGTCGTGGGCGGGGTCGTGCTGCTGGCCACGTCGCTGATGCTCTTGGATATCAAGCGGATACCGGTTGCGGACCTTCTCCCGGGGATTTTCCTGCCGCCGCTCGTTATCCATGTGATCGAGTGGTTTCGCCCCGGATGGCTGTTGCCCGTCATTGGTTTAGGCGCCTAG
- a CDS encoding arginyltransferase has protein sequence MTDVACHSDLISSPAADLDALRAVGQEFPCPYLPQRRSRNEAYFVERLEGALYERLLARGFRRSGHVVYRPRCRGCRECRQLRVPVETFVPSRSMRRVARTNADVRMEVDDPAPSDEKYCLFRDYLAFQHDGTMSAEYTAFIEFLYDSPIASREFSYYIGGRLVGVSIADRLPKGLSSVYMYFDPKYARRSLGTLSVLREIEWCRENDMPYYFLGFHVAGSRTMDYKARFRPFEILVADDRWIRTDQ, from the coding sequence ATGACGGATGTCGCCTGCCATTCGGACTTGATTAGTTCCCCCGCCGCCGATCTGGACGCCCTGAGGGCCGTGGGACAGGAGTTTCCTTGCCCATACCTGCCCCAGCGCCGATCGCGCAACGAGGCCTATTTCGTGGAGCGACTTGAGGGGGCGTTGTACGAACGCCTCCTCGCCCGCGGTTTTCGCCGCAGCGGGCACGTTGTGTATCGCCCGCGCTGCCGCGGCTGCCGGGAATGCCGTCAGCTTCGTGTCCCTGTCGAGACGTTCGTCCCGTCGCGGTCCATGCGCCGGGTGGCCCGTACGAACGCGGACGTGCGGATGGAGGTGGACGATCCGGCTCCCTCGGATGAGAAATATTGCCTGTTTCGGGACTATTTAGCGTTTCAGCACGACGGCACGATGTCTGCGGAATACACCGCGTTCATCGAGTTTCTCTACGACTCGCCGATCGCGTCCCGCGAATTCAGCTATTACATCGGTGGTCGGTTGGTCGGGGTGAGCATTGCCGACCGTCTGCCCAAGGGGCTGAGCAGCGTGTACATGTACTTCGATCCGAAATACGCCCGGCGAAGCCTCGGAACATTATCGGTCCTTCGCGAGATCGAATGGTGTCGCGAGAATGACATGCCGTACTACTTCCTCGGCTTTCACGTCGCGGGCAGCCGGACCATGGACTACAAAGCGCGTTTTCGCCCCTTCGAGATTCTTGTGGCGGACGATCGCTGGATCCGAACCGATCAATGA
- a CDS encoding glycosyltransferase family 9 protein, whose protein sequence is MAVFGSQPADVTRRSFQRILLMKPSSLGDIVHALPVLHALRRRFPDAQIDWMVFPPFGELLAHHPQINELVVFDRKRFSRVGWSPRITLEFLHFLRGLRRRRYDLIVDLQGLFRSGFIAWASGAPTRIGFAEAREAAWVFYTHRIPHAPENAHAVDRNLSVCPILGLSRSEVRFDLGLPREVLQKAEQLLERKGIGASRSFLAVAPGARWQTKRWRAERFAEVLNQLEPDLDVPPVLLGAPDEVQRCKEVARACRRPPINLAGKTSVLEMAAVLHRCRALLCQDSASAHLAVAFSRPVVCLIGPTHPGRTGPYGQLDSVVRLDVSCSPCYLRRLSQCRHGHRCMEDLLVAPVVETLRRVLKTSSEVPGHAPAEPDSSPGR, encoded by the coding sequence GTGGCGGTATTCGGGTCCCAGCCGGCCGATGTCACCCGGCGGTCGTTCCAGCGCATCCTGCTGATGAAGCCGAGCTCCCTCGGCGATATTGTCCACGCGCTGCCTGTGCTGCACGCCCTTCGCCGCCGGTTTCCGGACGCGCAAATTGACTGGATGGTTTTTCCTCCGTTTGGCGAGCTCCTGGCCCACCACCCGCAAATCAATGAGCTGGTCGTCTTCGACCGCAAGCGCTTCTCGCGCGTGGGTTGGAGCCCACGAATTACGCTTGAGTTCCTCCATTTCCTTCGTGGTCTACGTCGCCGCCGCTACGACCTGATCGTCGACTTGCAGGGCCTATTCCGTAGCGGATTCATCGCCTGGGCTTCCGGAGCGCCGACGCGCATTGGGTTCGCCGAAGCCCGGGAGGCCGCGTGGGTCTTCTATACCCATCGAATTCCACACGCCCCGGAAAACGCGCACGCGGTGGATCGGAATCTCAGCGTGTGTCCGATCCTGGGACTCTCCCGCAGCGAGGTCCGGTTCGATCTGGGACTGCCGAGAGAGGTCTTACAAAAGGCGGAGCAACTGCTGGAACGGAAGGGAATCGGTGCTTCGCGGTCCTTCCTGGCCGTTGCGCCGGGGGCACGCTGGCAGACCAAACGCTGGCGGGCGGAGCGCTTCGCCGAGGTGCTCAATCAGCTCGAGCCGGACCTTGACGTGCCTCCCGTGCTGCTGGGAGCACCCGACGAGGTACAGCGCTGCAAGGAAGTCGCTCGGGCCTGCCGACGTCCGCCGATCAATCTTGCGGGTAAGACGTCCGTTCTGGAGATGGCCGCCGTGTTGCATCGCTGTCGGGCGCTGCTCTGCCAGGATTCCGCGTCCGCACATCTGGCAGTGGCGTTTTCCCGCCCCGTGGTTTGCCTGATCGGACCAACGCACCCCGGTCGGACGGGACCCTACGGACAGCTTGATTCCGTTGTCCGGCTCGACGTTTCCTGCTCGCCCTGCTATCTTCGACGTCTCTCCCAATGCCGTCACGGGCACCGCTGCATGGAGGATCTGCTCGTTGCGCCCGTGGTGGAAACACTGCGACGTGTGCTCAAGACGTCATCGGAAGTGCCTGGGCATGCGCCGGCCGAACCCGATTCCTCTCCTGGTCGATAG
- a CDS encoding DUF2062 domain-containing protein — MARYALRLRRFFVHNVLHADDTPHRIALGAAIGVWVAFLPLVGIQMIVTLALAALARANRVVGVPLVWITNPFTIVPIYGGCLMLGRWILGEQPGEVTPEALRVLDAPADTVHLFNWSFWAERLRQFADLSLELWIGCLVAGTIAAVPAYFLTLRAVRVYRARRLQRIKERHLFRSQLRSARLARGEPA; from the coding sequence TTGGCCCGCTACGCACTCAGACTTCGCCGATTCTTCGTGCACAACGTGCTGCACGCCGACGACACGCCGCACCGCATTGCGCTGGGGGCGGCCATCGGCGTTTGGGTTGCGTTTCTTCCGCTGGTCGGTATCCAGATGATCGTCACCCTGGCCCTTGCTGCGTTGGCGCGTGCCAACCGTGTTGTCGGTGTTCCGCTCGTATGGATCACCAACCCGTTTACCATCGTCCCGATCTACGGTGGCTGCTTGATGTTGGGTCGATGGATATTGGGAGAGCAGCCGGGCGAGGTCACGCCGGAAGCACTGCGAGTACTCGATGCCCCTGCGGATACGGTCCACCTGTTCAATTGGAGCTTCTGGGCTGAGCGTCTGCGACAGTTTGCTGACCTGAGCCTGGAGCTGTGGATCGGCTGCCTGGTCGCGGGCACGATCGCGGCCGTTCCTGCCTATTTTCTCACCCTTCGGGCCGTTCGGGTCTACCGCGCACGGCGCCTCCAGCGCATCAAAGAACGCCACTTGTTCCGAAGTCAGCTGCGTTCCGCCCGCCTGGCGCGGGGCGAGCCGGCCTGA
- a CDS encoding PaaI family thioesterase, translated as MLDSARVRDIVEKTRPIPIVQTLRFELAGFEEGFCRLRVPYDQRYDGIFRSLHGGLLMTIADSAACFAIMTQTGPDVPLTTTDMNIRFLAPCLTDVTAEARVIKLGRTLCPVAVDLFDAQGTKVAVAQVTYIRLERRPSHAPKE; from the coding sequence ATGCTCGATTCCGCGCGTGTTCGCGACATTGTCGAAAAGACCCGCCCGATACCGATCGTCCAGACGCTCCGGTTCGAACTGGCCGGGTTTGAGGAGGGCTTCTGCCGCCTCCGGGTGCCCTACGATCAGCGCTACGACGGCATTTTCCGGTCACTCCACGGCGGGCTGCTGATGACCATCGCAGACAGCGCGGCCTGCTTCGCCATCATGACCCAGACCGGCCCGGATGTACCACTGACCACGACGGACATGAACATTCGCTTCCTGGCCCCTTGCCTGACGGATGTGACGGCCGAGGCTCGCGTCATCAAGCTGGGGCGCACGCTCTGCCCGGTTGCCGTGGATCTGTTCGACGCGCAGGGAACGAAGGTCGCCGTCGCCCAGGTGACGTACATCCGACTGGAACGCAGGCCCTCGCATGCCCCGAAGGAGTGA
- the rpmH gene encoding 50S ribosomal protein L34: MHYPRRNSRITRVRKHGFRARMRTAKGRKLINRQRRAGRHRISVN; encoded by the coding sequence ATGCATTACCCGCGCAGGAACAGTCGAATCACCCGGGTGCGAAAGCACGGCTTTCGGGCCCGCATGCGGACCGCCAAGGGGCGCAAGCTGATCAATCGGCAGCGTCGCGCGGGACGGCATCGCATCAGTGTAAACTAG
- the rpsA gene encoding 30S ribosomal protein S1 codes for MVDYNLISELDEQGEGLDAELEALFAGHREESHVTAILDRREEEFSPGSILTGKIVGRAGDDVVVDVGLKSEGLIPSNEWEDNEEPRVGEEVKVWLETVESDSGHIVLSKRKADRIINWQRIADSKNEGDIVDGRVVRKIKGGLLVDIGYLAFLPASQVDIRRPGDIGEYIGREVRAKILKIDTERRNIVISRRKLIDEERAAAKEKLMSTLEVGQVRTGTVKNIADFGAFVDLGGIDGLLHITDMSWDRVGHPSEVLKIDQEVEIKVLNVDREKEKIALGLKQLKPNPWDEVENRYPAGTKLSGEVVNITNYGAFVKIDEGIEGLVHISEMSWTRRINHPSEILAVGDTIDVVVLEVNKNKQEISLGIKQTQENPWNHVAEKYPPNTRINGRVRNLTNYGAFVEIEEGIDGLLHVSDMSWTKKINHPSETLKKGDVIDCVVLNVDQEKQRIALGLKQLQEDPWARAVIENYIPGQIVEGTVTKITNFGVFVELEEDLEGLLHVSELADHKVEDPHSEVKIGDKILVKILRVDAAERKIGLSKKRAEWSVENDPDAVSERPKARRGGLHGPGEETFDQLQPMDFVRPREVPEAGEAPTPAPAEAPADESEEPNRDAG; via the coding sequence ATGGTCGATTACAACCTAATCAGCGAACTGGATGAGCAGGGCGAAGGCTTGGACGCGGAGCTGGAGGCGCTGTTTGCGGGGCACCGCGAAGAGTCGCACGTTACCGCTATTCTTGATCGGCGCGAAGAGGAATTCTCTCCTGGGTCGATCCTGACGGGCAAGATTGTGGGCCGTGCCGGCGACGATGTCGTCGTCGACGTCGGCCTCAAGAGCGAGGGCCTGATCCCCTCCAACGAGTGGGAGGACAACGAGGAGCCCCGCGTCGGTGAGGAAGTCAAGGTCTGGCTGGAGACCGTAGAGTCGGACAGCGGACATATTGTCCTTTCCAAGCGCAAAGCCGATCGGATCATCAACTGGCAGCGCATCGCCGATTCCAAGAACGAGGGCGACATCGTCGACGGCCGCGTTGTGCGCAAGATCAAGGGCGGCCTGCTCGTGGACATCGGCTACCTCGCCTTTCTTCCCGCCTCGCAGGTGGATATCCGTCGTCCGGGTGACATTGGCGAGTACATCGGCCGGGAGGTTCGGGCCAAGATCCTCAAGATCGATACCGAGCGGCGTAACATCGTCATTTCCCGCCGCAAACTGATTGATGAGGAGCGCGCTGCCGCCAAAGAGAAACTGATGTCCACGCTGGAGGTCGGTCAGGTCCGCACCGGTACGGTCAAGAACATTGCGGACTTCGGCGCCTTCGTTGATCTCGGCGGTATCGACGGTCTCCTGCACATTACCGACATGAGCTGGGACCGCGTGGGTCATCCCTCGGAGGTTCTCAAGATCGACCAGGAAGTCGAGATCAAGGTGCTCAACGTCGATCGCGAGAAGGAAAAGATCGCCCTGGGCCTCAAGCAGCTCAAGCCCAATCCGTGGGATGAAGTGGAAAATCGCTACCCGGCGGGTACCAAGCTGAGCGGCGAGGTCGTCAACATCACCAACTACGGCGCCTTCGTGAAAATCGACGAGGGTATCGAGGGTCTGGTGCACATCAGCGAGATGAGCTGGACGCGCCGCATCAACCACCCGTCGGAGATTCTCGCCGTCGGCGACACCATCGATGTGGTCGTGCTCGAGGTCAACAAGAACAAGCAGGAAATCTCGCTGGGCATCAAGCAGACGCAGGAGAATCCCTGGAATCACGTGGCCGAGAAGTATCCGCCGAACACGCGCATTAACGGCCGGGTCCGCAACCTGACCAATTATGGGGCGTTCGTGGAGATCGAGGAGGGTATCGACGGTCTGCTGCATGTATCGGACATGAGCTGGACAAAGAAGATCAATCATCCGTCGGAAACCCTCAAGAAAGGCGATGTGATCGATTGCGTTGTCCTGAATGTGGATCAGGAGAAGCAGCGCATCGCTCTCGGTTTGAAGCAACTTCAGGAGGATCCGTGGGCCCGCGCGGTCATCGAGAACTACATTCCCGGACAGATCGTCGAAGGGACCGTTACCAAAATCACCAATTTCGGTGTCTTCGTGGAGCTGGAGGAAGATCTGGAAGGGCTCCTGCACGTTAGTGAATTGGCCGATCATAAGGTGGAGGACCCGCATAGCGAGGTGAAGATCGGCGACAAGATTCTCGTGAAGATTCTTCGCGTCGATGCAGCCGAGCGGAAGATCGGGTTGTCCAAGAAGCGGGCGGAGTGGTCGGTGGAGAATGATCCGGACGCCGTCAGCGAGCGCCCCAAGGCGCGTCGCGGCGGGCTCCACGGTCCGGGTGAAGAGACCTTCGATCAGCTCCAACCGATGGACTTCGTTCGCCCGCGGGAGGTTCCCGAAGCCGGAGAGGCGCCGACGCCGGCCCCGGCGGAAGCGCCCGCTGACGAAAGTGAAGAGCCGAATCGCGACGCCGGCTGA